Proteins encoded together in one Neobacillus sp. FSL H8-0543 window:
- a CDS encoding hemolysin III family protein: MHNYIREPINGLTHLAGAILSFVGLLAMLIKVSTTTSSALAITAVIIFGVSMILLYSASATYHMVMAKDHVIAFLRRLDHSMIFLLIAGTYTPFCFISLNGTIGNLLFSIIAAVALSGIIFKMVWFNCPRWISTAMYLAMGWMIVFVFPPLAGSMNPTGLFLLALGGIFYTLGGIIYGAKPKFLQSKYMGFHEIFHIFILLGSLSHFLCVYLFVI, encoded by the coding sequence ATGCACAATTACATTCGTGAACCAATTAATGGACTCACCCATTTGGCTGGAGCCATTTTATCGTTTGTTGGTCTCCTAGCGATGCTGATTAAAGTTTCTACAACCACTTCATCGGCACTGGCAATAACCGCTGTCATCATCTTCGGTGTCAGTATGATTCTGCTTTATTCTGCTTCGGCAACCTATCATATGGTGATGGCAAAAGATCATGTGATTGCCTTTTTAAGACGTCTCGATCATTCAATGATTTTTCTGCTTATTGCCGGAACCTATACTCCTTTTTGCTTTATCAGCTTAAATGGAACCATCGGTAACCTTCTATTTTCAATTATTGCTGCGGTCGCATTAAGTGGGATTATATTTAAAATGGTCTGGTTCAATTGCCCGCGTTGGATTTCAACAGCTATGTATCTTGCGATGGGCTGGATGATTGTTTTTGTCTTCCCTCCACTTGCAGGCAGCATGAACCCAACCGGCTTATTCTTACTCGCACTTGGAGGTATTTTCTATACACTCGGGGGCATCATTTACGGGGCGAAACCAAAATTTTTACAATCAAAATACATGGGTTTCCATGAAATTTTCCATATTTTTATCCTGCTCGGGAGCTTGTCCCATTTCTTATGTGTGTATCTATTTGTAATTTAA
- a CDS encoding DUF1836 domain-containing protein — protein sequence MENINEIIEKLGLETNLALEEIPNIDLYMDQVIQLFENKFSESRRNPEEKVLTKTMINNYAKGKLVFPIHNKKYSKEHLILMSIIYQLKGALSINDIKITLDGINKKVVKEDINLESFYNGYLKLTNKNVSDFKEDIDSRINMVKDESLEDGNSPDLEHVLMISSLVHMSNLYRRVAEKLVDEIVVEKEVKRQR from the coding sequence ATGGAAAATATCAATGAGATTATCGAAAAGCTGGGCTTAGAAACAAACCTGGCATTGGAAGAAATTCCAAATATTGATTTATATATGGACCAAGTAATTCAATTATTTGAAAATAAGTTTTCTGAATCAAGAAGGAATCCTGAGGAAAAGGTTTTAACGAAAACAATGATTAATAATTATGCTAAAGGGAAGCTCGTTTTTCCAATACATAATAAAAAATATTCTAAAGAGCATTTGATTTTGATGAGTATTATTTACCAGCTTAAAGGAGCACTTTCCATTAATGATATTAAAATTACCCTTGATGGGATAAATAAAAAAGTAGTTAAAGAGGATATCAATTTGGAATCCTTTTACAATGGCTATCTAAAACTGACAAATAAAAATGTATCTGACTTTAAAGAGGATATTGATTCCCGAATTAATATGGTGAAGGATGAATCTCTTGAGGATGGTAACTCACCTGATTTAGAACATGTACTTATGATTTCGTCACTCGTTCATATGAGTAACTTATATCGTAGAGTTGCCGAAAAGCTAGTTGATGAAATAGTTGTTGAAAAAGAAGTTAA